Proteins encoded in a region of the Elizabethkingia bruuniana genome:
- a CDS encoding enoyl-CoA hydratase/isomerase family protein → MNEFVISEIKNNIAEITFGTAKSNSLPGAILEKLAQTILEEGVKKEVKAILIKSAGEKAFCAGASFDELLAIDELETSKKFFGGFAKVLNAMRNCGKIVVVRVQGKTTGGGVGIACGADYCFATKEAALALTEINLGIGPFVIGPYVERKIGKSQFSAMAIDAEFRSAEWAEQHNIYHSVSENIAEMDAKLENFLQKLSTRSDEALALIKKVSWDGTDYFNILMPDRIHMSASLILEDSAKKNIEAIKERLRAK, encoded by the coding sequence ATGAACGAATTCGTAATATCAGAAATTAAAAACAATATCGCAGAAATTACTTTTGGAACAGCGAAAAGCAATTCACTGCCTGGTGCTATTTTGGAAAAACTGGCTCAGACTATTTTAGAAGAAGGTGTAAAGAAAGAAGTAAAAGCAATCCTTATAAAAAGCGCCGGAGAAAAAGCTTTTTGTGCAGGGGCTAGTTTCGACGAGCTTCTCGCCATTGATGAGCTTGAGACTTCTAAGAAGTTTTTTGGAGGTTTCGCCAAGGTACTCAATGCAATGAGGAATTGTGGGAAAATAGTTGTTGTAAGAGTACAGGGGAAAACAACTGGTGGTGGAGTAGGAATTGCCTGTGGAGCAGATTATTGTTTTGCAACCAAAGAAGCTGCCCTTGCACTTACTGAAATTAACCTGGGAATAGGTCCGTTTGTAATAGGCCCATATGTGGAAAGAAAAATCGGAAAATCACAGTTTTCGGCAATGGCAATAGATGCAGAATTTAGATCTGCAGAATGGGCAGAGCAGCATAATATTTACCATTCAGTATCTGAAAATATTGCTGAAATGGATGCAAAGCTTGAGAATTTTCTTCAGAAGCTTTCCACCAGAAGCGATGAAGCATTAGCATTGATTAAGAAAGTTTCCTGGGATGGTACAGATTATTTTAATATACTAATGCCGGACAGAATTCATATGAGTGCCAGCCTTATTTTAGAAGATTCAGCTAAAAAAAATATCGAGGCAATTAAAGAACGCCTGAGAGCAAAATAG
- a CDS encoding class I SAM-dependent methyltransferase, whose product MNKEILRSSIFRHLDGIVTAPVAVSLNQKGIIDHILEKETINLSDLTEQFKANEGYLNVALHTLGSQGFIIYNTDNNKNTVSVRANSNTLLLKKLSFLYDKIIPFLKKSTDIRNQILETSFIEEFSLLAAAIKSNFDLEISDNPEEKGIQEQILKHIEGCIIGPVIVYLGMTGMFHKYFMETSFQAAEFHKKAENFEVILDFLTHLGWFRKNGSNYKFTETGVYYAKRAASYGVTVSYLPMLNRLDELLFGDAHKIREIAEGDDEIHVDRAMNVWGSGGAHSNYFKVANDFIIQIFNQPIHLQPKGILDMGCGNGAFIQHIFETIERQTLRGKMLEEHPLFLVGADYNPAALKATRANLINNDIWAKVIWGDIGNPEKLAGDLRESYEIELSDLLNIRTFLDHNRVWKTPENKNPARISTSTGAFAFRGERLSNNIVEESLKEHLELWLPYIKKNGLLIIELHSLNPELTKNNLGKTAATAYETTHGFSDQYILEVDVFRKVCTETGLSISPEFSRKFPDSDLATVSINLLKA is encoded by the coding sequence ATGAATAAGGAAATTCTAAGATCATCCATCTTCAGACATTTAGATGGTATTGTTACTGCTCCTGTAGCTGTATCACTAAATCAGAAAGGTATTATCGACCATATATTAGAAAAAGAAACAATTAATCTTTCCGATCTTACAGAACAATTTAAAGCTAATGAAGGTTATCTGAATGTTGCCTTGCATACATTGGGTTCACAGGGATTTATTATTTATAATACAGATAATAACAAGAATACAGTCTCTGTTAGAGCAAACAGTAATACCTTGCTATTAAAGAAACTCTCTTTTCTGTATGACAAGATTATTCCCTTTCTGAAAAAATCTACAGATATTAGAAATCAAATTTTGGAAACTTCATTTATAGAAGAATTTAGTCTTCTTGCTGCAGCTATTAAGAGTAACTTTGATCTTGAAATTTCTGATAATCCTGAGGAGAAAGGTATTCAGGAGCAAATATTAAAACATATTGAAGGCTGTATTATAGGCCCTGTAATTGTATATCTGGGGATGACAGGTATGTTTCATAAATATTTTATGGAAACTTCCTTTCAGGCGGCTGAATTTCATAAAAAAGCAGAAAATTTTGAAGTTATTCTGGACTTCCTTACTCATTTGGGGTGGTTTAGAAAAAATGGAAGCAATTATAAATTTACAGAAACTGGTGTTTATTATGCTAAACGGGCTGCTTCATATGGAGTAACTGTATCTTATCTGCCGATGCTGAACAGATTAGATGAATTATTATTTGGAGATGCTCACAAAATACGGGAAATAGCAGAAGGCGATGATGAAATACACGTGGACCGTGCTATGAATGTCTGGGGAAGCGGAGGTGCGCACTCTAATTATTTTAAAGTAGCCAATGATTTTATTATTCAGATTTTCAATCAGCCTATTCATTTACAGCCCAAAGGTATATTGGATATGGGTTGTGGTAATGGTGCCTTTATTCAGCATATTTTCGAAACAATAGAAAGACAGACCTTGCGCGGAAAAATGCTGGAAGAACATCCTTTATTTTTAGTAGGAGCAGATTATAATCCGGCAGCACTGAAAGCAACCCGTGCTAACCTCATCAACAATGATATTTGGGCAAAAGTAATCTGGGGTGATATCGGAAATCCAGAGAAGTTGGCAGGGGATCTTAGAGAAAGCTATGAGATTGAACTTTCAGATTTATTGAATATTAGAACCTTTCTGGACCATAACCGGGTATGGAAAACTCCGGAAAATAAAAACCCGGCAAGAATAAGTACTTCAACCGGAGCATTTGCCTTTCGTGGTGAAAGACTCTCTAACAATATTGTAGAAGAAAGCCTGAAGGAACATCTGGAGCTTTGGCTTCCTTATATTAAGAAAAATGGATTACTCATAATCGAACTCCATTCCCTAAATCCAGAACTTACCAAAAATAATCTGGGCAAGACTGCTGCAACGGCTTATGAAACTACTCATGGGTTCTCAGATCAGTACATTCTTGAAGTTGATGTTTTCAGAAAAGTATGCACAGAAACAGGATTAAGCATTAGTCCGGAATTTTCGAGAAAGTTTCCTGACTCGGATCTGGCTACAGTTTCAATTAATCTGTTAAAGGCTTAG